The genomic DNA AACCacaaaaatatttaaagatatcatattatttttagaaatGGGTTTCAAATTTCACACGAGAATGTTGTTGAATAATCTAATATATTGTTGAAGCCTTTCTTTActattttaaatttttgaaatgatCGAATATTTATCATAATTAAGTTGAGGGAGTGGGGCAATGGTGTACACGGTCCGGGTTAAACCGACCAACTCGATCCAAACAGACACTATTTCATCTGATCCAAACTGAAATTTTTTAAACCGAATATAATTGGATTGAAAAACGATGAACCCGATTTAAATGGGTTGGATAtgggtttcgattttttttaaccGAACCTACCCAACCCGATTAgaaaatatatatacattaataTGTTACCTTAGCTGTCTATCCTGGTGATGGCTAAATTTCGAAGGTTACACTAACACCGAGACTTTCTGCTATTATTATATGCCCCTTTAAGTAATGAACATGGTTAACAGGTTAAGCATAGTTAACCGTACAATCCAGTTCAATTAAAGTCCCACCTACAATGGAACAGTTTagtatctttatatatatatatatacatattcgtGACTGCTCCTTTTATTCTATTGATTTTTGATACTTTTAGGGTTTTGACAACTAAGTGAGTCAAGAGCACTGAAGTGATAGATGATAAAATTGATTTACAAATCTCATAAAAAAATAATGTGAAAAGCTAGTCCTTACAATTTTGTCCTCCAGACTATATAGTACCATAACATAAAAGATTCTATCTTGCTAAGACAAAATTATCCTCCTGCATAAATGACTCACTACATGACATGTATCACACATAACAATGTTCTGTGACTTATTGAAATAAAGCAGAAACTTGCGAGAGTAGACACATGATCTCATTACTCCCCCTCAAGCTGGGAGGGGAGCTTTGCTGCAGCTCCAAGCTTGGCAAGAAGATAATAATGTTGCTTTGTTGACAGAGCTTTAGTAAATATGTCAGCCACCTGAGCATGGGTTGGAACATGTCTTGGAACGATAACACCAGAGTTGACTTTATCACGAATGTAGTGGCAATCTACTTCCACATGTTTAGTTCGTTCGTGAAGGACCGGATTAGCTGCCATGGCGAGTGCAGCCTGATTGTCACAGTAGAGCAGAGCAGGAGGCAAGTTTTTAAGTCCCATATCCTGAAGAAGAGCAGATAGCCATGTTATTTCGCATGAGGCAAGGGCCATAGAGCgatattcagcttctgcagtcGAACGAGCAACCACAGATTGTTTCTTGGTCTTCCAAGAAATGGGCGAACAACCAAGTAAAACACAGAAGCCAGTAGTGGAACATCTGGATATTGGACATGTGGCCCAATCGCTATCACAGAATCCTGTAAGTGTAGCAGCAGATGAGGAAGCCATAAGGATACCCTGTCCAGGGTTTGAGTTTATATATCTTAGAAGCTTAATTGCAGCATCCATATGGTCACAGGTAGGATGTTGCATGAATTGTGTCAATATATGCACAGAGAACGTAATATCAGGACGCGTAATCGTGAGGTATATGAGCTTACCAAGTAACCTCTGATAAGGATGAGGATCGTGAAGAAATATACCACTATCAGCCTTAAGTCTGAGATGAATATCCATTGGAAGCTTGAGGGAAGTAACTGAGGATAGACCAAACTCTTCAATTAAATCTGTATCATATTTCTTTTGAGATATAAAAAATTCAGCAGTTGAGCGAGTGATATCCAAACCTAGAAAGTAACTCACATCCCCCAGGTCTTTCATCTTAAAAGTGGTTGACAACATCAGTTTTAGACGGTTGATTTTTTGTAAGTTGTTTCCAGAAAGAAGCAAATCATCAACGTAGACGAGAACCAGAGTTATGGAGGTGTCCTTTGTCAGAGTAAACAGACTATAATCAGCTAGTGACTGCACAAAGTTCAGAGTTTTTAGAGTAGTTGAGAGTTTGTCAAACCAATTTCTTGGGGCTTGACGAAGACCATACAAAGACTTCTTGAGTTTACACACCAAGTGTAAGGTTTATGCAGGTAGCTCCCCCTGGTTGAGAGCGATTCTGCTACCAATTCCACTATAACCTTGAGGGAGTTTCATGTAAACAGTCTCATGAAGCTCTCCATGCAGAAATGCGTTCATTACATCCATTTGCTGCACATATATATCTTGTAATGCTGCTACTGCAAGCAAGGCTCTGACCGTGGTCATTTTAGCAACAGGAGCGAAGGTATGTTGATAGTCAACCCCATAAGTCTGTTTGCATCCCAAAATAACAAGTCTGGATTTGTAACGTTCAACAGCCCCTTCTGGTGTGAATTTAGTTTTATACAACCACTTGCACCCAATTGCCTTTTTATCTGGTGGCAATGTAGTTATATTCCACGTATCATTAGCTTCAAGTGCAGCCAGTTCATGATTCATAGCATTGACCCAATTTATGTCTTGCACAGTATACTTAAAGAGCACTGGGCCTTTGTGTGATGTTAAGGCAGCAAGAAAGCAAGAAAAATTAGGTGAGGTAGGTTGTGTGGTAACAGTTATACAGTTGGATGATGGTTTAGGAAAAGGCCGAGCAACATAAGATTGCATCCACACAGGAGGTTTGTGTTGTCTAGAGGATTTTCTGGGTGGAGGTGGGGTTTGAACAGGAGAAGGAGTAGGTTGGGGACTGTTGGGTAAAGCAGAATGTTCAGTCACATCATTAGTAGATTGAGCAGGTGAAGTATCAATAGAAGTTTGGGTGGGATGTGTGTTATTAGACAAAGACAGATCAGAAAAGTCATCATCAATATGCACAGTTATTTGTTGATGAGGCATTTCAGCTGGTAAAGGCTTCATATATGGTTTCAGTGTATTCTTGTTTAAAGGAAAAATAGTCTCATTGAATGACACATCACGAGAAACAAACATTTGCATGGTTTTAATATCAAGTAAACGAAAGCCCTTTTGAGTAGGTGAGTATCCCACAAAGACACAAGGGACTCCCCTAGGTTTGAATTTGTCTGTGGAGTGTGCAGGGTTTATTGCAAAGGCTAGACAACCAAATGCTTTCAATTGATTGTAATCAACATGTTCATCATATAACAACTCATATGGGCATTTATTATTGAGAACGACAGAAGGTAACCTGTTAATTATGTATGCTGCTGTGAGGACATATTCTCCCCAGAATGAGAGAGGAGGGCCTGACTGAAACATCAGTGCTCGAGCAACTTCAAGTATATGTCGGTGCTTCCTCTCAGCACGTGCATTCTGCTGTGGCCTATAATTGCATGATGTTTGATACACTATTCCTTGTGCTTGAAAGAATTTTCTGCATTCCCCATCATCAAACTCACGAGCATTATCCGACCTCAGCACTTTGATACATGATTTGAATTGATTGCGAACATAATTGTTGAAGAGTTCCAGTATCTTCAGAAAATCTGATTTGTATTGCAGCAAATAAATCCATGTCATTCTTGTATAGTCGTCCACAATTGTAAGAAAGTAAGTGAATTTCTTTCTTGTGCTCATCTTGTAGGGACCCCATATATCCGTATAAACAAGATCAAACGCTTTAGCTGCTCGAGATTCACTCAAGGAGAAAGGCAACTTCGTGAATTTTGCCATGGGACAAGTCAAACAGACTTGGTCTGAAACATGAATGCAGTGTTTTACACACTCTATGAACTTCAGTTTGGAGACAGGTGCGTGACCCAGACGATTGTGCCACAAGGCGTATTGTTCACTTAGAAAAGGAGCAAGCATACTCAAACATTGGTTTCCCAGATTGACAGAAGACTTTTCAGACGTTGGGGTTGACAAATAATATAGTCCATTCAATACTGTTCCTGTGCTTCTTACATTACCAAATTTGGTGTCAACAATTTTACATGCGGATGGTGAGAAAACAGCATAGCATCCATTGTCATTTGACAGCTTATGAATAGAAAGCAGGTTATGAGTAAAGACAGGAACATAAAGAACATTACGCAGCTGAAGGCCATTTTCAAGGTATACATCTCCAACATGTGAGACCACAGCTTTATCACCAGTTGGAAGATTCACGGTCAAATTCGATGCAGCTACTTTCACATTACTAAGCAGCTTAAAATCTGGAGTCATATGGTCCGTTGCTCCCGTGTCCACAATTCACACATTGGAGGTAGTTTGCACAGCATGATAGGTAATCATACCTGAGAAGGGACTGTCCATTAGTTCTTCACTGAACTATTGTGGTACTTGGTTTGGAATGAGTTGAAGCAGCTGCTGCAATTGTTGGGTTGAAAATACAATGGGTTGTTGCAAGGGTTCTGACGCTCTAGGCCCAACAGAGACATTTGATGCAGTGTGCTTTTTTGGATGGAAGCTATTGCGAGAGTTAGACTATTTATTTGGAGCAGGGGAGTTTTTAGGTGGTTGATAAAGTGGATTCTTATAGTGCCATTTCGGATAGCCTACGATATTCCAACACCGCTCATTAGTGTGTCCCTTTCCACCACAAGCAGTGCAGATTGGAGGCTTAACAACAGTTATAGATGTTTTACTAAACATAGTTGATAAGTCAGTGTCATAAGATGGGTTGTTTGCAAGGACAAGTCTTTGAGATTCTTCTTGTTGAATGGATGCACATGCCATATCAACACTAGGCAGAGGGTTCATCAGCAATAGTTGACTACGTTGCCCATCATACACATCATCTAGGCCATTAAGGAACTGAAAGAGTTTAGCTTCTTCCTTTTGAGTAGAAATAGCTAGTGACACTAGGCAACAGATTCATAGACTCTAATTCTTCCCAAACACTACTAAGAGAAGTGAAATATTCCACTACTGTGCTACCATTTTGTTTTAGTGCAAACAACTCTCTATTCAACTTATATTTATGAGACCCATTAGTAAGTTGAAATCTTATCTGTAATTGTTTCCATACTTCAGATGCAGATGTGATAAAAAGAACAGATTTTTTGATAGAATCAGATATATTATTATGAAGTTAGGACATTACCATACTATTGCACGTATCCCACTGGATGGCTTCAGTTTGATCCGTTGTGCTTCTCACTTCCGTTCCTTCAACAAAGCCAAGCTTTCGCTTTGAGGAGAGTTGTATTTCCATCGAACGCTTCCAAGATCTGTAATCAGTAGCACCTTGTAACTTGGTGACACTAATAGACAATGGATTATCTGATGGATGTAGAAAAATAGGGTTCTGCATATCTGAAAACGAGAACTTGCTGCCACTGGCCATTGATTAAAAAGGTGGATCTGGTCACGAGCACTACTCTTTTAAAATACAATAAGATTGAAAAGACTTGAGCTT from Apium graveolens cultivar Ventura chromosome 5, ASM990537v1, whole genome shotgun sequence includes the following:
- the LOC141659925 gene encoding uncharacterized protein LOC141659925; amino-acid sequence: MASGSKFSFSDMQNPIFLHPSDNPLSISVTKLQGATDYRSWKRSMEIQLSSKRKLGFVEGTEVRSTTDQTEAIQWDTCNSMIRFQLTNGSHKYKLNRELFALKQNGSTEEAKLFQFLNGLDDVYDGQRSQLLLMNPLPSVDMACASIQQEESQRLVLANNPSYDTDLSTMFSKTSITVVKPPICTACGGKGHTNERCWNIVGYPKWHYKNPLYQPPKNSPAPNK